The sequence CTCTCTAAAATCTCTGAAATTATAGTTAACTATTTTTATATAAAACATCGCTTAAGTTTGCATAGTCGTGAAGAGTCAATCTTTCGCCTCGTATATCTGGTGGAAGTCCCAAGTGTTCTATTGCAGACACTATATTTTCACGTGGCATCCCAAGTGAATTAGAAAGCGCATTTAAGAGTGTTTTGCGACGCTGTAAAAATGCAGATTTAATGATTAAAAACATCTTTTCAGCCGAATAAGGCCTTACCGGCGGTTCATTTAATAGACTAAGACGCACCACAGATGAATCAACCTTAGGCGCTGGCATAAAACTTGACGCCGGAACCTCAAAAAGGTAGCCAGCTTTTGCAAAATACGCAACTGCAAATGTAATTGCTCCGCAGTCTTTACCGCCTGGGTTTGAGCAGAGTCTCTGAGCTACTTCTTTTTGAACCATAACAGTGATAGAAGTAATCGGAAGCTTGGATTCAAGCAGGTGCATGATAATCGGAGTTGTTATATAGTACGGCAGGTTAGCACAGAATTTAATATCTGTGATTCCATAGGAAATAAACTCATTGTTTATAATATTTTGAAGATCAATTTTCATGGCATCGCCATGAAGGATTTTTATGTTATCAAATTTGCCAAGCGTATATGAAAGAACAGGTAAAAGCGTCTTATCAAGTTCAATTGCCACAACTTTTAAGGCGTTAGTGCACAATTCATAGGTCAGGCTCCCAATCCCGGGACCGATTTCTATAACCCCGGTATTTTTGTCTACACCGGCCTCTAAGGCGATTCTTCTTGGTATTTCACTGTCAATTATAAAATTTTGTCCCAGCGATTTTGTAAATTTAAATCCAAATCGGTTTTGAATATCACGAATAGCCTTAAAGCTGCAATAGGGATTAGTTTCAATATTTTCCATCATACGATTTGAACATATGAGAAAAAATATCTGACAGGAGATTGCGCTCATAATCGCCGTCTCCATTGACAGATATTATCTCTATGTCTTCTCCAAATTCAGAAATAAATTGTCTGCATATTCCGCAGGGATAACAAAAATCTTTATCGCCTGCTATTGCAATAGCCTTAAATTTTCGTTCGCCGTTAGAAACTGCAGCTACTATCGCGCTTCTTTCCGCACATATGGTCGCACCTAGGGAAGCATTTTCAACATTTGATCCTAAATATACATTACCATTGTCAGTAAGCAGCGCAGCACCAACTCTAAAGCGAGAATATGGGCAATAGGCATTTTCTTTTGCCAATGCTGCTTTGTTAATTAATGATTTTACAGATTGTTCATCTAATTCCACGGTATTTATCACCTATCAATTGCAGTTCAACAAATTTCCCCATGTAATACTATATCATGCTAAAATCAACATTTCAATTAAAAATCAGGTGAAATAAATAAAATTTCTTCAATTTTTTTGTATATGGCATCAAGATCTGTAAGGGGCAGGGGATTTTGTCCCAGTCCGACTTCAATAGTATATGCAGGTTTTTTAAATTCTGAAATAAACCAATCTTTAAAACCTCCATGGCTAGCAATTCCCGTCGGGCTTGAAAGCGTATATCCGGATATACGGGAGTATAGTTCTCCGATTGCTCGTGCGCCTGAAGGCTCGACTCCACAGTACTCCCAATAAATCTCCTGTCCCTGGGAATGAAAAGCTATAGCTTGATTGAAATCAATAGCTCTGCAGAGTGAACAAACAGCTTGAACTTCAGGTTCACTTTCTGGATATTCGCCGCAGTATCTGGTTGAACCTGGACCCAGTATGCCATATTCCTGTTCCATAGCCTTAGCATCATGCCACCCAGCATTGTAATTGTGATTTAGGTCTACACCTCTTGCATTTGCCTGCCACTTTGAAAAATCGCCGCCGCTCATACGTTTTAACCGTTCTTCAAGCGGGTTTTCTTTTCCTATGCCATGCTGAACAAGTTCGACTCCGTCTGGATTTAACATAGGGACAATAAATATACTGCTTTTTTCAGATTGGGACTTAATGCAATGGCGAAAACGACGTGCATTTGACTTATATAAAATGCAATATTCCTCAACAAATTTGAGCAGAAGCATAGAAGTTATCCACTCTAGTGAATGATGTGTTCCTATGTATAAAACTTTTTTTTCACCATTGCCGAGGCGAATTAGTGGGAGTTCTCGTCCTAAAATACTTGTGCCAATACTCAAAATTTCAATAAAAGAATAACGTTCTTTTAATTTTTCAAGTGTACGCATCATTGTATTGTAATCCATAGGATTTTCAATGTTTAATATCTTTTCCTGCATAATAACACCCCTTTCCTTCATTATATGAAGAAAAATGAATTCTGCCTATAAATAAACTAAAGAAGCAGGCGGGGGGGTGCCTGCTTCTTTAGTAATGGGTGGATTATGAAAAAAGTATTCAAGGACATTATCATAATAGCAGACAATTATTAACTGCCAATAGACAATTTATAAAGAATCATTTAACAAACTATGAACATAATAATCCTTTTTATATAAAATGTTCTTGACAGTTACTTATGTGCATAGTATTATAACACCATAGTATTATTGTATACAATAGTACATTTTATAAAATGCAAAAATTAATCCCGTACAAACGGTGGAAAGGAGTTTTTTATGGCAATAGAACTCAGTAAAAACACCAATCTTTTAGAGCAGGACCCTTATAAATATCAACTTCAGGATGTACCGGAACCTAATTTGTTCAGGGAAATATATCCGTATTCTGAGGTACCGAAGATTCCTTTTAATTTCCGCCGTGTGCCTATGAACATGCCAAAAGATATTTGGATTACTGATACCACATTCCGTGATGGGCAGCAGTCACGTACCCCGTATTCTGTTGAGCAGATGGTACATATTTATAAACTGCTGGGCAGGCTTGGGGGACCGAAAGGACTTATAAGACAAACTGAATTTTTTGTATATAGTGAGAACGATAGACGCGCTGTGGAGAAGTGCATGGAACTTGGACTTAAGTTCCCTGAAGTAACAACATGGATCCGCGCTTCAAAAAATGATTTTAGACTCGTGAAAGATATTGGAATAAAAGAAACAGGGATTCTCGTCAGCTGTTCAGACTATCATATTTTTAAAAAATTAAACATGACTCGCCGGCAGGCAATGAATCATTATCTCGGGGTTGTTGCCGATGCGTTTGAGGCCGGGCTCCGTCCCCGCTGCCATCTTGAAGATATAACACGCGCAGATTTTTATGGTTTTGTCGTTCCGTTTGTGAACGAGCTCATGGATATGTCGAGAGAAGCGCATATTCCTGTAAAAATCCGTGCATGCGATACTATGGGATATGGTGTGCCGCATTCGGGAGTATCGCCGCCTAGAAGCGTGCCGGGTTTGGTTTATGGCCTTCAGCACTATTCTGGGGTTCCTTCAGAGATGCTTGAATGGCATGGACATAATGATTTTTACAAGGGCGTTGCAAATGCAAGTGTTTCATGGCTATACGGTGCTTCCGCAGTAAACTGTTCCCTTCTAGGGATAGGAGAAAGGACAGGAAACATTCCGCTTGAAGCAATGGTATTTGAATACGCTTCTCTACGCGGAACGTTTGATGGCATGGATCCTACGGCGATTACTGAAATTGCCGATTATTATGAAAATGAAATCGGATATGAAATTCCGCCGATGACTCCTTTTGTCGGAAAACATTTTAATGTTACACGTGCCGGCATACATGCTGATGGATTGCTAAAAGACGAGGAGATATATAATATTTTCGATACCGCAAAAATTCTAAATCGCCCTGCTTCTGTAACTGTAAGTCAGGTTTCAGGTCTTGCCGGTATAGCGTATTGGATGAATAACTACTACCGTTTAATTGAGGATAAAAAGTTAACAAAAAAAGATCCTATAATTGAAGCCCTTAAAAATTATGTTGACGAACAATATGCAAATGGACGTCAGACTATTATCAGTGAAGAGGAATTAGTTGAACAGGTTGAATTGTTCGCGCCCGGTAAGTATTCCGTGCAGAAGGTGAAATATGAATGAAAAAACTAGGAGGAATCGCTGATAACAATTCTCTTAGAATGCAGGTATTCAAAGAAATTGAGATGGCGATTTTAAACGGCACGTTCTCGCCGGGTGATAGTCTGACGGAAATAAAATTATCGGAACAGCTTGGCGTAAGCAGAACTCCTGTGCGTGATGCACTCCATCAGCTTGAACTTGAGGGACTGGTAAAAAATATACCTAACAAAGGTGCTGTAGTAGTTGGAGTATCTGAAAAGGATATCGAAGATATTTATACTATCCGGATGCATATAGAGGGGCTTGCAGCCAGATGGGCTGCACAGAATATCACAGACGAAGAGATTGGTGAACTAAGGGAAATTGTTGAGCTTCAGGAGTTTTATGTAAGCCGCGAAGATCCTCTTCAGGTCTGGCAACTGGACGGCAAGTTCCATGAACTGTTATACGAATCAAGCAGAAGCCGTCCGCTTAAACAAACGCTGTCTCAATTCCACCATTATATTCAAAAGGCAAGGGAAGTTTCTATTAAGACTGCAAACCGTGCCGAGATAGCAGTAAAGGAACACCGTGATATTTTGACCGCGATTGCGGAACATGACGGAGAACGCGCAGAGGAGCTTACAAGAGAACATATTATAAGCGCTAAGAATAATTTGCTTAGGATAATTCACGAATAATGTAATACAACGTCTTGCTTATACAAAAAGTAAAGGTACATGGATAATCCATGTACCTTTATTAAATATATTAATTACATTGAGAGTGCAGCTGCACCAATAATTCCGGCATCGTTTCCGAGCTGCGCCTTTTCGATTTTAGCAAGTTTCATACCATCAGGACCTGCATAGCAAAAACTGTAAGTTTTTTCACGGAGAGGTTTTAATAAATATTCGCCTTCACCGGATATACCACCGCCTATAAGTATGATTTCAGGCTGAAATATATTAATTACATCACCAAGGCCATAAGCTATATACGTTATATACTGGTCAACAATTTGTGCAGCAGGCTTGTCACCCTGTTGTGCTGCGGCAAAAGCTGTACGCCCGTTGCATTTTTCAAGATCGTTTTCGCAGATATGCCACATCAATGACTCTGGATGTTTGCCCATTTGTTCTTTGGTCTGATTAATAAGGGCAGAGGCTGATGCATACTGTTCCCAGCATCCACGTCTTCCGCAGTTGCATTGGATCCCGTCAAATTTTATTATAGAATGTCCCATTTCGACAGCGCCGCCGTTGAAACCTTCATATATTTTGCCGTCAATTATAACCCCTGCTCCGACTCCAGTACCTAGTGTCACGGTGACGGCATAGCGATAGCCTTTTGCCCCGCCGCAGAATACTTCGCCAAGTGCAGCAACATTAGCGTCATTACCGACGAAAACAGGTTTTTTAAGCAGTTTTTCCATCTCTTGTTTCATTGGCACATTATGGAAGCCAAGGTTGTTCGCAAAAGTGATAATTCCAGTCCCAGGCTGAACTGTCCCGGGGGTGCCGATTCCAATGCCACTAATATCTTCAAATGATATGTTATTTTCCTTGCAGACTTTAAGACAGCTTTCCGCCATATCTTTGATTATTTCATTATAATGTCTTGATGCCTGGGTTTTTATTGAGTTTTTAGCAACAATTTTACCTTGTTGATCTACAACTCCAGTTGCAATATTTGTTCCTCCTAAATCAATACCTATGAAATACATATAGTTTACCCCTCTCAAATTATGATACATAATTTAATATTATAGGGAAAATTATATTTCTATTCAAGTCAAAAGTATTAAAATATCCTTGAGTTATTTGATTTTATATACTATAATATCTATATTGAATAAACAGTTTACAAGGAGTCTAAGATGAGTTTATCAAAGGAATGGGCTGCATTAAAAAATGGAAGCGATATCCGAGGGGTTGCATCAGAGGGGATTGAAGGTATGACTGTCAACCTGACTGATGAGACGATCGGCCGCATAGCAGCTGGCTTTGTTATATGGGTTGAGAAAAAACTAAACAAAACTGACGACCTTACTTTGGCAGTTGGCCATGATAGCAGAATATCCGCCCAACGCATAAAGAAGGTTTGCATAGACAGTTTTACATCTGCAGGTGTCAAAGTATTGGACTGTGGCCTTTGTACAACTCCTGCAATGTTTATGACATGTGTAGATAAAAACGTAAATGCAGATGCCTCTCTGATGATAACTGCCAGCCACTTGCCCTTTAATAGAAATGGGTTAAAATTTTTTACTGCATCAGGCGGACTTGAAAGCAGTGATATTACAGAGATACTGGAATATGCTCAGGCTAATGTACATGCAGAACAAAGTAAAGGACAAGTTGTTAGATTAGACTACATATCTGCATACTCTAAATTTATACTGGATAAAATTATATCGGAAACGGGAGAAAGCAAACCCCTTGCAGGTTTTAAAATAGCACTAGATGCGGGTAATGGGGCCGGGGGATTTTATGCAAAAGAAGTTTTAGAGCCTCTTGGGGCAGATATTTCGGGAAGCGTTTTTCTTGACCCTGATGGAATGTTTCCAAACCATGTCCCCAATCCAGAGGACAAATCGGCTATGGATGCGATATCTAAAGCTGTTATCGATTCAAAGTCTGATTTAGGCATTATTTTTGATACAGATGTTGACCGCGCTGCCGTTGTTGACGAGACTGGAAGAGAAATAAATAAAAATAGATTGATTGCTCTTATTTCCGCAATTCTGTTAGAAGATAAACCTGGTGAAACAATTGTTACAGATTCGGTTACTTCCACAGGGTTAAAGTATTTCATTGAAGAAGAGTTAAAAGGTAAGCATCATCGTTTTAAGCGTGGTTACAGGAACGTTATTAACGAAGCAATCAGATTAAATGAAGATGGAATATCGTGTCCGCTCGCGATTGAGACCAGCGGACATGCAGCGATGCGTGAAAATTATTTTCTTGATGACGGAGCTTATCTTGTTACTAAAATCCTTATAAAAATGATCAGGCTTTCAAAAGAAGGCAAAAAACTTTCTGATTTAATTGTTAGTTTAAAAGAAGCAAAGATTTCTAAAACTTTTAGACTTCCAATAAAAGCAGAGGATTTTAAAGCTTACGGAGAAAAGATATTAAAAGATTTCTCAGATTATGTTGATAATATACCTGAGCTTACACCTGAAACTCATAATTTTGAAGGGGTCCGCGTTAATTGTTTCGGCGGATGGTTTTTACTTCGTATGTCTCTTCATGACCCAATAATGCCGCTTGATCTTGAGGCGGATAGTGAGGAAGAGGCATACAAAATGATAAAAATTTTTTCCGGATTTTTAGAAACGTATAAATTTTTAGATATTACGTCAATTCTATAGAAAAAATGGAGCTGGTAAAATGAGTACAACGATAATTACAGATGGATGCTGTGATTTGCCGCCGGAATTATGCGAAGCGTTAAATGTCGATATTTCACCTTTAACAATTAGTATAGAAAATGAAGAATTTTTAGATGACGGACATCTTGATATACGTAAATTGCTTCATTCCCTAGCGACACACAAGGAAGCTCCTAAAACTGCATGTCCTGCACCAGATGAATATCTAAAAAGATTTAAAAAATCAAATGAAAGTTTTTGCGTAACACTGTCAAGCAGGCTGTCCGGATCATATAACAGTGCAAAATTTGCTCAGGATATCCTTGCGGAGGAAGAGCCAACTAAACGC is a genomic window of Bacillota bacterium containing:
- the rsmA gene encoding 16S rRNA (adenine(1518)-N(6)/adenine(1519)-N(6))-dimethyltransferase RsmA, which translates into the protein MMENIETNPYCSFKAIRDIQNRFGFKFTKSLGQNFIIDSEIPRRIALEAGVDKNTGVIEIGPGIGSLTYELCTNALKVVAIELDKTLLPVLSYTLGKFDNIKILHGDAMKIDLQNIINNEFISYGITDIKFCANLPYYITTPIIMHLLESKLPITSITVMVQKEVAQRLCSNPGGKDCGAITFAVAYFAKAGYLFEVPASSFMPAPKVDSSVVRLSLLNEPPVRPYSAEKMFLIIKSAFLQRRKTLLNALSNSLGMPRENIVSAIEHLGLPPDIRGERLTLHDYANLSDVLYKNS
- the cdd gene encoding cytidine deaminase, which codes for MELDEQSVKSLINKAALAKENAYCPYSRFRVGAALLTDNGNVYLGSNVENASLGATICAERSAIVAAVSNGERKFKAIAIAGDKDFCYPCGICRQFISEFGEDIEIISVNGDGDYERNLLSDIFSHMFKSYDGKY
- a CDS encoding M14 family metallocarboxypeptidase, which codes for MQEKILNIENPMDYNTMMRTLEKLKERYSFIEILSIGTSILGRELPLIRLGNGEKKVLYIGTHHSLEWITSMLLLKFVEEYCILYKSNARRFRHCIKSQSEKSSIFIVPMLNPDGVELVQHGIGKENPLEERLKRMSGGDFSKWQANARGVDLNHNYNAGWHDAKAMEQEYGILGPGSTRYCGEYPESEPEVQAVCSLCRAIDFNQAIAFHSQGQEIYWEYCGVEPSGARAIGELYSRISGYTLSSPTGIASHGGFKDWFISEFKKPAYTIEVGLGQNPLPLTDLDAIYKKIEEILFISPDF
- a CDS encoding 2-isopropylmalate synthase — protein: MAIELSKNTNLLEQDPYKYQLQDVPEPNLFREIYPYSEVPKIPFNFRRVPMNMPKDIWITDTTFRDGQQSRTPYSVEQMVHIYKLLGRLGGPKGLIRQTEFFVYSENDRRAVEKCMELGLKFPEVTTWIRASKNDFRLVKDIGIKETGILVSCSDYHIFKKLNMTRRQAMNHYLGVVADAFEAGLRPRCHLEDITRADFYGFVVPFVNELMDMSREAHIPVKIRACDTMGYGVPHSGVSPPRSVPGLVYGLQHYSGVPSEMLEWHGHNDFYKGVANASVSWLYGASAVNCSLLGIGERTGNIPLEAMVFEYASLRGTFDGMDPTAITEIADYYENEIGYEIPPMTPFVGKHFNVTRAGIHADGLLKDEEIYNIFDTAKILNRPASVTVSQVSGLAGIAYWMNNYYRLIEDKKLTKKDPIIEALKNYVDEQYANGRQTIISEEELVEQVELFAPGKYSVQKVKYE
- a CDS encoding GntR family transcriptional regulator yields the protein MKKLGGIADNNSLRMQVFKEIEMAILNGTFSPGDSLTEIKLSEQLGVSRTPVRDALHQLELEGLVKNIPNKGAVVVGVSEKDIEDIYTIRMHIEGLAARWAAQNITDEEIGELREIVELQEFYVSREDPLQVWQLDGKFHELLYESSRSRPLKQTLSQFHHYIQKAREVSIKTANRAEIAVKEHRDILTAIAEHDGERAEELTREHIISAKNNLLRIIHE
- a CDS encoding ROK family protein; this translates as MYFIGIDLGGTNIATGVVDQQGKIVAKNSIKTQASRHYNEIIKDMAESCLKVCKENNISFEDISGIGIGTPGTVQPGTGIITFANNLGFHNVPMKQEMEKLLKKPVFVGNDANVAALGEVFCGGAKGYRYAVTVTLGTGVGAGVIIDGKIYEGFNGGAVEMGHSIIKFDGIQCNCGRRGCWEQYASASALINQTKEQMGKHPESLMWHICENDLEKCNGRTAFAAAQQGDKPAAQIVDQYITYIAYGLGDVINIFQPEIILIGGGISGEGEYLLKPLREKTYSFCYAGPDGMKLAKIEKAQLGNDAGIIGAAALSM
- a CDS encoding phosphomannomutase/phosphoglucomutase — translated: MSLSKEWAALKNGSDIRGVASEGIEGMTVNLTDETIGRIAAGFVIWVEKKLNKTDDLTLAVGHDSRISAQRIKKVCIDSFTSAGVKVLDCGLCTTPAMFMTCVDKNVNADASLMITASHLPFNRNGLKFFTASGGLESSDITEILEYAQANVHAEQSKGQVVRLDYISAYSKFILDKIISETGESKPLAGFKIALDAGNGAGGFYAKEVLEPLGADISGSVFLDPDGMFPNHVPNPEDKSAMDAISKAVIDSKSDLGIIFDTDVDRAAVVDETGREINKNRLIALISAILLEDKPGETIVTDSVTSTGLKYFIEEELKGKHHRFKRGYRNVINEAIRLNEDGISCPLAIETSGHAAMRENYFLDDGAYLVTKILIKMIRLSKEGKKLSDLIVSLKEAKISKTFRLPIKAEDFKAYGEKILKDFSDYVDNIPELTPETHNFEGVRVNCFGGWFLLRMSLHDPIMPLDLEADSEEEAYKMIKIFSGFLETYKFLDITSIL